A stretch of Sphingorhabdus sp. YGSMI21 DNA encodes these proteins:
- a CDS encoding class I SAM-dependent methyltransferase, giving the protein MEDILRKRASDRHADLMDHVYRSQSGIYDLTRKYYLLGRDQLIEALDPPPGGRVLEIGCGTARNLVQAAKVWPDAEFYGFDISSEMLKTARKNLAHGRLTDRITLFQGDAGNPALAMPPALRKFDRIFLSFCLSMIPDWQGAIRQTIALLAPGGELHIVDFGQSEKLPPSFRRILQQWLALFHVEPRKHLRRFLTELDCETGTRSEFIPQYRGYSWRFVVRLPAKEAPCSGEA; this is encoded by the coding sequence ATGGAGGATATTTTGCGCAAGCGGGCCAGCGACCGCCACGCCGATCTGATGGATCATGTCTATCGCAGCCAGAGCGGCATCTATGACCTGACCCGAAAATATTATCTGCTTGGCCGGGACCAGTTGATTGAAGCGCTGGATCCTCCGCCGGGCGGTCGGGTGCTGGAAATCGGCTGCGGCACCGCACGCAATCTCGTCCAGGCTGCGAAAGTCTGGCCGGACGCGGAGTTTTACGGCTTTGATATCAGCTCGGAAATGCTGAAAACGGCGCGCAAGAATCTGGCGCATGGCCGATTGACCGATCGCATCACGCTGTTTCAGGGCGATGCCGGAAATCCGGCGCTGGCCATGCCGCCAGCGCTCCGCAAATTCGACCGGATATTCCTGTCCTTCTGCCTGTCGATGATCCCCGACTGGCAGGGCGCGATCCGGCAGACCATCGCGCTACTTGCCCCGGGAGGCGAATTGCATATCGTCGATTTCGGCCAGTCGGAAAAGCTGCCACCTTCCTTTCGCAGGATATTGCAGCAATGGCTGGCGTTGTTCCACGTCGAGCCGCGCAAGCATTTGCGCCGCTTTCTGACAGAGCTGGATTGCGAAACCGGAACCCGCAGCGAATTTATCCCGCAATATCGCGGTTACAGCTGGCGATTTGTCGTCAGGCTTCCTGCAAAGGAAGCGCCCTGCTCCGGCGAAGCGTAA
- a CDS encoding potassium/proton antiporter, giving the protein MTFFDTELTLLVLGVILFTTVLAGTLSSRFGFPALIGFLGLGMLAGVDGPGGFYFENFELTQGIGIACLLFILFSGGMGTAWRDVRRMAAPALLLATIGVLISAGIVALSAIFILGFGPLQGALLGAVIASTDAAAVFAVLRSSGLDLHGDVPALIETESGSNDPMAIFLVGAALFLIESPSASPLQLAPDFVIQMVMGAIVGVAIGFGMPEVLKRGGYQQGGLAFVISIAAALIAFGLAEVLAGNGFLASYLAGIVAGNRTYAAKATVAGFQDGMAWLSQVVMFFTLGLLVTPSNLAPVIIPGLSITFILMFVARPLSVFICLAPFRQFDWRSKLFVSWAGLRGAVPIVLATFPMVAGVPGAFAIFNVVFFVVLLSSIIQGPTIKWAADRLGVRS; this is encoded by the coding sequence ATGACTTTCTTCGACACCGAACTGACCTTGCTTGTCCTCGGCGTGATATTGTTCACGACCGTGCTCGCGGGAACCTTGTCCAGCCGCTTCGGTTTTCCAGCGCTGATCGGTTTTCTCGGCCTCGGCATGCTGGCCGGTGTCGACGGTCCCGGGGGTTTCTATTTCGAGAATTTCGAGCTGACGCAGGGCATCGGCATCGCCTGCCTGCTGTTCATCCTGTTCTCCGGCGGCATGGGCACAGCCTGGCGCGACGTCCGGCGCATGGCGGCCCCGGCCTTGCTGCTGGCCACCATCGGCGTCCTGATCAGCGCGGGGATCGTGGCGCTTTCCGCCATTTTCATATTAGGCTTCGGCCCGCTGCAGGGCGCCCTGCTCGGCGCGGTCATCGCCTCGACCGACGCGGCGGCGGTCTTTGCCGTGCTGCGCAGTTCCGGCCTCGATCTGCACGGCGATGTGCCGGCGCTGATCGAGACCGAATCCGGTTCCAATGATCCGATGGCGATTTTTCTGGTCGGCGCGGCGCTGTTCCTGATCGAAAGCCCGTCCGCTTCACCGCTCCAGCTCGCGCCCGATTTCGTCATCCAGATGGTGATGGGCGCGATTGTCGGCGTCGCCATCGGCTTTGGCATGCCCGAAGTGCTGAAGCGCGGCGGCTATCAGCAAGGGGGCCTCGCCTTTGTCATTTCGATCGCCGCCGCCCTGATCGCTTTCGGTCTTGCCGAAGTGCTTGCCGGCAACGGCTTTCTCGCCAGCTATCTCGCGGGTATCGTCGCCGGCAACCGGACCTATGCCGCCAAGGCCACCGTCGCCGGCTTCCAGGACGGCATGGCCTGGCTGTCGCAGGTGGTGATGTTCTTCACCCTCGGGCTGCTGGTTACGCCGTCCAATCTCGCTCCGGTCATCATACCGGGGCTTTCGATAACCTTCATCCTGATGTTTGTCGCCCGGCCGCTGAGCGTCTTCATCTGCCTTGCGCCCTTCCGCCAGTTTGACTGGCGATCGAAGCTGTTCGTGTCCTGGGCCGGTCTACGCGGCGCAGTGCCGATTGTTCTTGCGACATTCCCGATGGTCGCCGGGGTGCCGGGCGCTTTCGCGATCTTCAATGTCGTCTTCTTCGTGGTGCTGCTGTCCAGCATCATCCAAGGACCGACGATCAAATGGGCCGCCGACCGGCTCGGGGTCAGAAGCTGA
- a CDS encoding mechanosensitive ion channel family protein yields the protein MQQFQNQSLSVIDSIPFLPNLAPSGQTLVGIAILLAIAWVANFIIKHIVLRIVTRWMPYEDLTPLPVAARLANIVPALIISNGIGAVPHLPAPVITLVSNVVSASIILFIAMALSKALTLANDIYEHRPSSATRPIKGYIQLLKIILYVGATILIIAALMDQSPLLLLSGLGAMAAVVLLVFKDTLLSLVASVQLTSNDMLRVGDWIEMPALNADGDVIDIALHTVKVQNWDKTITTIPTHRLISESFKNWRGMSEAGGRRIKRSIFIDQNGIRFLTPEEKDGFRRFQLLDDYLGHKQTELSQWNAPIEKAGRDEVNARRVTNIGTFRAYVVEYLRANSHIADGMTLLVRQLDPSPQGLPIEIYCFTNTTDWKDYEDIQSDIFDHLLAILPEFGLRPFQEPSGLDLQRGLAA from the coding sequence ATGCAGCAGTTCCAGAACCAAAGCCTTTCCGTTATAGATAGCATTCCCTTCCTTCCCAACCTCGCGCCGTCGGGCCAAACGCTGGTCGGGATCGCTATACTCCTAGCCATTGCGTGGGTCGCCAATTTCATCATCAAGCATATCGTGCTGCGCATCGTCACGCGCTGGATGCCCTATGAAGACCTCACGCCCTTGCCGGTCGCGGCCCGGCTGGCCAATATCGTGCCGGCGCTTATCATCTCGAACGGAATCGGCGCGGTTCCCCATCTGCCGGCGCCGGTTATCACCCTGGTCAGCAATGTGGTGTCCGCCTCGATCATCCTGTTCATCGCAATGGCGCTGAGCAAGGCGCTTACCCTCGCCAACGATATTTACGAACATCGGCCGAGTTCCGCGACCCGGCCGATCAAGGGCTATATCCAGCTGCTCAAGATCATTCTCTATGTCGGCGCCACCATATTGATCATCGCCGCATTGATGGACCAGTCGCCCCTGCTCCTCCTGTCCGGTCTCGGCGCTATGGCGGCGGTTGTCCTGCTGGTATTCAAGGATACCTTGCTGTCGCTGGTCGCATCCGTCCAGCTGACCTCGAACGACATGCTGCGCGTCGGGGACTGGATCGAGATGCCGGCGCTCAATGCCGACGGCGATGTCATCGATATCGCGCTGCACACGGTCAAGGTGCAGAACTGGGACAAGACGATCACCACCATTCCCACCCATCGCCTGATCTCGGAGAGTTTCAAGAACTGGCGCGGCATGTCCGAAGCGGGCGGAAGGCGGATCAAGCGGTCGATCTTCATCGACCAGAACGGCATCCGCTTTCTCACGCCGGAGGAGAAGGACGGATTTCGCCGCTTCCAGCTGCTCGACGACTATCTTGGCCACAAGCAGACAGAGTTGAGCCAATGGAATGCGCCGATCGAGAAAGCCGGGCGCGACGAGGTCAACGCCCGCCGGGTCACCAATATCGGTACATTCCGTGCCTATGTCGTCGAATATCTGCGCGCCAACAGCCATATCGCCGACGGCATGACATTGCTCGTGCGCCAGCTCGACCCGTCGCCGCAGGGGCTGCCGATAGAGATTTACTGTTTCACCAACACCACCGACTGGAAGGACTATGAAGATATCCAGTCGGATATTTTCGACCATTTGCTGGCGATCCTTCCCGAATTCGGGCTGCGCCCCTTTCAGGAACCGAGCGGTCTGGATTTGCAACGCGGGCTGGCGGCGTAA
- a CDS encoding putative DNA modification/repair radical SAM protein, with product MSKLDRSEKLAILADAAKYDASCASSGSVKRNSAKSGGIGSTGGTGICHSYAPDGRCISLLKILMTNYCMFDCLYCINRSSSNVRRAAFTVQEIVDLTLDFYKRNYIEGLFLSSGIIRSPDYTMEQLVEVARRLRVVHKFGGYIHLKTIPEADPELLKQAGQYADRLSINIELPDDESIARLAPEKDGKLIRRTMDNLGKKVREAKAERKSSRKAPLFAPGGHSTQMIIGADASDDAKILTTSDGLYGSYGLKRVYYSAFSPIPDASSNLPAQAPPLLREHRLYQADWLLRFYGFSVAEIMQGGSAGQLDLNIDPKLAWALQNRARFPVNINLADQESLLRIPGLGGKGVGKILQARRFTALRLTDLERICQSVKKILPFITTVDWHPGKQLDSLNLYDRLKPPPEQLSLFPA from the coding sequence ATGTCCAAACTTGACCGTTCCGAAAAACTGGCGATTCTTGCCGATGCCGCGAAATATGATGCGTCCTGCGCGTCGAGCGGGTCGGTGAAGCGCAATTCGGCGAAATCGGGTGGCATCGGCTCGACCGGCGGCACGGGCATCTGCCACAGCTATGCGCCCGATGGACGCTGTATCTCGCTGCTGAAAATCCTGATGACCAACTATTGCATGTTCGACTGCCTCTATTGCATCAACCGCTCGTCGAGCAACGTGCGGCGCGCGGCCTTCACGGTGCAGGAAATTGTCGATCTGACGCTGGATTTCTACAAGCGCAATTATATCGAGGGATTATTTCTCTCCTCCGGCATCATCCGCAGTCCGGACTATACGATGGAGCAGCTGGTCGAGGTGGCGCGGCGTCTGCGGGTCGTGCACAAATTCGGCGGCTATATCCATTTGAAGACCATCCCCGAGGCCGATCCGGAGCTGCTCAAGCAGGCGGGGCAATATGCCGACCGCTTGTCGATCAATATCGAATTGCCCGACGATGAATCGATCGCGCGGCTGGCGCCAGAAAAGGACGGCAAGCTGATCCGCCGGACGATGGACAATCTCGGCAAAAAGGTCCGCGAAGCGAAAGCGGAGCGCAAGAGCTCGCGCAAGGCGCCGCTGTTCGCGCCGGGCGGGCACAGCACCCAGATGATCATCGGCGCTGACGCGTCCGATGACGCCAAGATTTTGACCACCAGCGACGGCCTTTATGGCAGCTATGGCTTGAAGCGGGTCTATTATTCCGCGTTCAGCCCGATCCCCGACGCGAGCAGCAATCTCCCGGCTCAGGCCCCGCCTTTGTTGCGCGAACACAGGCTTTATCAAGCCGACTGGCTGCTGCGCTTCTACGGCTTTTCCGTCGCGGAAATCATGCAGGGCGGCAGCGCGGGACAGCTCGACCTGAACATCGATCCCAAGCTCGCCTGGGCGCTGCAAAATCGCGCGCGCTTTCCGGTCAATATCAATCTGGCCGATCAGGAAAGTCTGCTGCGCATCCCCGGACTGGGCGGCAAGGGCGTCGGCAAGATACTCCAGGCCCGCCGCTTCACCGCCTTGCGCCTGACCGACCTCGAACGCATCTGCCAGTCGGTGAAGAAAATCTTGCCGTTCATCACCACGGTCGACTGGCATCCGGGCAAACAACTGGATTCCCTGAACCTCTACGACCGGCTGAAACCGCCACCCGAACAGCTTAGTCTGTTTCCAGCCTGA
- a CDS encoding UdgX family uracil-DNA binding protein (This protein belongs to the uracil DNA glycosylase superfamily, members of which act in excision repair of DNA. However, it belongs more specifically to UdgX branch, whose founding member was found to bind uracil in DNA (where it does not belong), without cleaving it, appears to promote DNA repair by a pathway involving RecA, rather than base excision.): MVADFRGGNALAKSTYRISLLSEVDLEGWRDHARRLLQGGVAPDQVTWTVEGRGNSGELDLSPPAAFPEQSSDQIARPVRISKTLLSLINSALLHSNEDRFDLAYRLLYRAQSVPALHRNPADADVLKLNRYAKAIRRDIHKMHAFVRFRKIGASEGREQFVAWFEPDHHITEAVAPFFRNRFTGMDWLIVTPGASIAWDGQKLSVGPGGCKEDVPQEDVVEAEWRTYYANIFNPARVKINAMKSEMPMKYWKNLPEAELIPSLLEQAGTRVEAMVAGAPDDRLFDSRTDEPAADRPTSLDQLYALLEQQPDAPRDKFSDRLIHGIGPDHADIMIIGEQPGDQEDREGKPFVGPAGQLLDRALEQAHIDRQQTFLTNAVKRFKFTPRGKRRIHETPNVGEINYYRWWVEQEIRLVNPKLVVALGATAARSLTGKAVTISRHRGEILPGPDGRSILITVHPSYLLRIPDEQGRQVEYAKFVRDLQLADNFVH; the protein is encoded by the coding sequence ATGGTTGCAGATTTTAGAGGCGGCAATGCTCTCGCCAAAAGCACTTACCGGATATCACTCTTGAGCGAAGTCGATCTCGAGGGTTGGCGCGACCATGCGCGGCGGCTTTTGCAAGGGGGTGTCGCGCCGGATCAGGTGACCTGGACAGTCGAGGGGCGCGGCAATAGCGGCGAACTGGATCTGTCGCCACCAGCCGCTTTTCCGGAGCAAAGCAGCGACCAGATCGCGCGCCCTGTCCGGATATCGAAGACGCTGCTGTCGCTGATCAACAGCGCGCTGCTGCACAGCAATGAAGATCGGTTCGATCTCGCTTACCGTCTCCTCTATCGCGCGCAATCGGTGCCCGCTCTGCACCGCAATCCCGCCGATGCCGATGTGCTGAAGCTGAACCGCTACGCCAAGGCGATCCGCCGCGATATCCACAAGATGCACGCCTTTGTCCGCTTCCGCAAAATCGGCGCGTCAGAAGGCCGCGAGCAATTTGTCGCCTGGTTCGAACCGGACCATCATATCACCGAAGCGGTGGCCCCGTTTTTCCGTAACCGCTTCACCGGCATGGACTGGCTGATCGTCACCCCGGGCGCGAGCATTGCATGGGATGGCCAGAAGCTCTCGGTCGGCCCCGGCGGCTGCAAGGAGGACGTGCCGCAGGAGGATGTGGTCGAGGCCGAATGGCGGACCTATTACGCCAATATCTTCAACCCGGCCCGGGTCAAGATCAACGCGATGAAGTCCGAAATGCCGATGAAATACTGGAAAAATTTGCCCGAGGCGGAGCTGATTCCTTCGCTGCTGGAACAAGCCGGGACCCGGGTCGAGGCGATGGTGGCGGGCGCGCCCGATGACAGGCTATTTGACTCGAGGACGGATGAACCGGCCGCAGATCGGCCAACCTCGCTGGATCAGCTCTACGCGCTGTTGGAACAGCAACCCGACGCGCCCAGAGACAAATTTTCCGACCGATTGATCCACGGTATCGGTCCGGACCATGCCGATATCATGATCATCGGCGAGCAGCCCGGCGATCAGGAGGACCGGGAGGGCAAGCCGTTTGTCGGACCGGCAGGCCAATTGCTCGACCGCGCGCTGGAGCAGGCCCATATCGACCGGCAGCAGACATTTCTCACCAACGCCGTGAAACGCTTCAAATTTACCCCGCGCGGCAAGCGGCGCATTCACGAAACCCCCAATGTCGGCGAGATCAACTATTATCGCTGGTGGGTCGAACAGGAGATAAGGCTGGTCAATCCGAAGCTGGTGGTGGCGCTCGGCGCAACCGCTGCCCGCAGCCTGACCGGCAAGGCGGTCACAATCTCGCGCCACCGCGGCGAAATATTGCCCGGGCCGGATGGCCGGTCGATCCTGATCACGGTCCACCCGTCCTATCTGCTGCGCATTCCCGACGAGCAGGGGCGGCAGGTCGAATATGCGAAATTCGTTCGTGATCTGCAGCTGGCGGACAATTTTGTCCACTGA
- a CDS encoding DUF3419 family protein, whose product MSAQIGSVKQSTILNDAILPNRASKAGLLERTFSLMFRGLVYPQIWEDPVADMEALDIRADHHIVTIASGGCNALSYLRANPAKITAVDLNAAHIALSRLKSVAAQRLGRHEDFFRFFGQADHKQNLAVYRDRLRPHLDEASRQYWDGRDHFGRRRINGFAKGFYRKGLLGNFIGLVHLLGRLGGAQPSLMMAARTRDEQIELFERHIRPLFQKKLMRFLCSNPMALFGLGIPPAQYRALAGDKHMADVLCERTRKLACDFAMADNYFAQQAFGRAYQSAAPGSVPPYLEEASFDWLGERSRKLEIRHQNFIEFLASQDAGSLDRYILLDAQDWMTDQQLNRLWSEIDRTAKPGARVLFRTAAEETLLPGRVADGLLAAWDYDAELSQALTRKDRSAIYGAMHLYRLK is encoded by the coding sequence ATGAGCGCACAAATCGGTTCCGTTAAACAATCCACCATATTGAACGATGCGATCCTGCCCAATCGCGCCAGCAAGGCGGGGCTGCTGGAACGGACCTTCTCCTTGATGTTTCGCGGTCTGGTCTATCCGCAGATCTGGGAAGATCCGGTTGCCGATATGGAAGCGCTGGACATCCGGGCTGATCACCATATCGTCACTATTGCCAGCGGTGGCTGCAACGCCCTGTCCTATCTGCGCGCCAATCCTGCGAAAATCACCGCCGTCGATCTCAACGCCGCCCATATCGCGCTCAGCCGGCTGAAATCGGTGGCGGCGCAGCGGCTGGGCAGGCATGAAGATTTCTTCCGCTTTTTCGGTCAGGCCGATCACAAGCAGAATCTTGCTGTCTATCGCGACCGGCTGCGCCCCCATCTCGACGAAGCCAGCCGCCAATATTGGGACGGCCGCGACCATTTCGGGCGGCGCCGGATCAACGGCTTTGCCAAGGGCTTCTATCGCAAGGGTCTGCTCGGTAATTTCATCGGTCTGGTGCATTTGCTCGGACGGCTCGGAGGAGCGCAGCCATCACTGATGATGGCCGCGCGGACGCGCGACGAGCAGATCGAATTGTTCGAACGGCATATCAGGCCCCTGTTCCAGAAGAAACTGATGCGTTTTCTCTGCTCCAACCCGATGGCATTATTCGGTCTCGGTATTCCGCCGGCGCAATATCGAGCGCTTGCCGGTGACAAGCATATGGCCGATGTGCTGTGCGAACGGACCCGCAAACTGGCGTGCGATTTTGCGATGGCCGACAATTATTTTGCGCAGCAGGCCTTTGGCCGCGCCTATCAGAGCGCCGCGCCCGGATCGGTACCGCCCTATCTGGAAGAAGCGAGTTTCGACTGGCTTGGCGAACGCAGCCGGAAGCTGGAGATCAGGCATCAAAATTTCATCGAATTTCTGGCCAGCCAGGACGCCGGTTCGCTGGATCGCTATATATTGCTCGATGCGCAGGACTGGATGACCGACCAGCAGCTCAACCGGCTGTGGAGCGAAATCGACCGGACCGCAAAGCCCGGCGCCCGGGTGCTGTTCCGCACCGCGGCGGAAGAGACCTTGTTGCCAGGCCGGGTTGCCGACGGACTGCTCGCAGCATGGGACTATGATGCGGAACTTTCTCAGGCATTAACCCGCAAAGACCGTTCCGCAATCTATGGCGCGATGCATTTGTACCGGTTGAAATGA
- a CDS encoding M20/M25/M40 family metallo-hydrolase: MAAHKLQQKIQKLSGRAALLLVAGIFSVQPVLAQDTSALTPQQQLARDIYRDVIAFRTARGQEQVPAMVSYLVDRFEKAGFSDDDIQVTDYDSDGEKTQGLMVTYRAKAGSTDKPIVLLGHMDVVDALAKDWVRPPFTLTEEDGYFFGRATMDNKYGITNLTSTFLWLKAEGWQPSRDLVLVFSGDEETGMVSTEAQAKYVAEHIDPAFILNSDAGGIALAEDGTPVAFRVQSAEKTYATYELTVNNPGGHSSRPRADNAIYELAEALGKIAAYNFPVQATELTRSYFATAGKLTPGEMGQAMLRFAEDPTDSSAIATLQANPETVGTLGTTCVATMLQAGHAENALPQSATATVNCRIFPGVGAAATEAKLTEIIGNDNVGFKLITDVTESPESRLRDDVRAAIRYSIDKRYPGLPILPYMESGGTDGMHYRALGYDTVALSGAAMKASDMFAHGLNERLPVASFYGGLDHWYWFLKKLAE, encoded by the coding sequence ATGGCTGCACATAAGCTTCAGCAAAAAATACAAAAATTGTCTGGCCGGGCGGCCCTCCTGCTGGTGGCGGGTATATTCTCTGTCCAGCCTGTTCTTGCGCAAGACACCAGCGCGCTGACACCGCAGCAGCAACTGGCGCGCGACATTTACCGCGATGTCATCGCCTTCAGGACTGCGCGCGGTCAGGAACAGGTCCCGGCGATGGTTTCCTATCTTGTCGACCGGTTCGAAAAGGCGGGCTTCAGCGACGATGACATCCAGGTCACGGATTATGACAGCGACGGTGAAAAAACCCAGGGGCTGATGGTTACCTATCGCGCAAAAGCCGGCAGCACCGACAAGCCGATTGTTTTGCTCGGCCATATGGACGTGGTCGATGCGCTGGCCAAGGACTGGGTGCGCCCGCCCTTCACGCTGACCGAAGAGGACGGCTATTTTTTCGGTCGCGCCACGATGGACAATAAATATGGCATCACCAATCTGACATCGACTTTCCTGTGGCTCAAGGCGGAGGGCTGGCAACCTTCGCGCGACCTGGTTCTGGTTTTTTCGGGCGACGAGGAAACCGGCATGGTCTCGACCGAGGCGCAGGCGAAATATGTGGCGGAACATATCGATCCGGCCTTCATCCTGAACAGCGACGCCGGCGGGATCGCGCTGGCGGAAGATGGAACGCCCGTCGCCTTTCGGGTGCAGTCTGCGGAGAAGACCTACGCCACCTACGAGCTGACCGTGAATAATCCCGGTGGTCATTCATCCCGCCCGCGCGCCGACAATGCGATCTACGAACTGGCCGAGGCATTGGGCAAGATCGCGGCCTATAATTTTCCGGTGCAGGCGACGGAATTGACCAGAAGCTATTTTGCCACAGCCGGCAAACTGACGCCGGGCGAGATGGGGCAGGCGATGCTGCGCTTTGCCGAAGACCCGACTGACAGTTCGGCGATCGCAACCCTGCAAGCCAATCCGGAAACCGTGGGTACTTTGGGCACAACCTGTGTCGCGACGATGTTGCAGGCCGGTCACGCGGAAAATGCCCTGCCGCAGTCCGCGACGGCAACCGTCAATTGCCGGATTTTTCCGGGAGTGGGGGCTGCTGCGACAGAGGCGAAGCTGACAGAGATCATCGGCAATGACAATGTCGGCTTCAAGCTGATCACCGATGTCACCGAAAGCCCCGAATCCAGACTCCGCGACGATGTCAGGGCGGCGATCCGCTACAGTATCGACAAGCGCTATCCGGGGCTTCCGATCCTACCCTATATGGAGTCGGGCGGCACCGACGGCATGCATTACCGCGCGCTGGGCTATGACACGGTAGCGCTCTCGGGTGCCGCGATGAAAGCCTCCGACATGTTCGCCCATGGCCTGAACGAACGCTTGCCGGTCGCGTCTTTCTATGGTGGACTGGATCACTGGTACTGGTTTCTGAAGAAGCTGGCGGAATGA
- a CDS encoding porin produces MSRFSTRTANRPASSLASLLLAGAALCMPGTAQATDGYFVNGVGAKSKGAGGVSIAMPQDAFGIATNPASATAIEHRLDVGFEIFIPDRGSEIIGNQAGLDGVYSGNDANPFILPEFAYVRPLSDTVSIGIAVNGNGGMNTDYKSNPFASFGATGSAGVNLRQISIAPTIAVEIAEGQSLGLSPHFVVQSFEANGIQPFAANSQDPNAFTNRGEDWAFGAGFRVGYLGSFGDNFRVGAFYQSKVWTTEFDRYAGLFAEQGGFNMPASWGVGVSVDATPKLTLGADFKHIEYSDVNSVGNPIASLLQGVPFGADNGPGFGWNDIDVWKFGAVYQASDRLALRAGYGRSANPVPQSETLLNILAPGVVRDHYTLGATYKLSEKFEITGYAMRAPRQTVNGSGSIPAPFGGGEANIHLAETAIGFSLGFGF; encoded by the coding sequence ATGTCCCGTTTCTCAACACGTACCGCCAATCGCCCGGCCTCTTCGCTGGCCAGCCTCCTGCTCGCCGGTGCGGCGCTTTGCATGCCGGGCACGGCGCAGGCGACGGACGGTTATTTTGTCAATGGTGTCGGCGCCAAGTCCAAGGGCGCTGGCGGCGTATCTATCGCGATGCCGCAGGATGCGTTCGGGATCGCCACCAACCCGGCTTCCGCGACCGCCATCGAGCACCGGCTGGATGTCGGCTTCGAGATTTTCATCCCCGATCGCGGCTCCGAGATTATCGGCAATCAGGCGGGGCTCGACGGGGTCTATTCGGGCAATGATGCCAATCCCTTCATCCTGCCGGAATTTGCCTATGTCCGGCCGCTGTCGGACACGGTTTCGATCGGCATCGCGGTCAACGGCAATGGCGGCATGAACACCGACTACAAGAGCAATCCCTTCGCCAGCTTCGGCGCCACCGGATCGGCGGGCGTGAACCTGCGGCAGATTTCGATTGCGCCGACGATTGCGGTGGAGATTGCCGAGGGACAGAGCCTTGGCCTGTCGCCGCATTTCGTGGTGCAGAGCTTTGAGGCCAATGGCATCCAGCCGTTCGCCGCCAATTCGCAGGACCCGAACGCTTTCACCAACCGCGGCGAAGACTGGGCCTTTGGCGCTGGTTTCCGTGTGGGCTATCTCGGGTCCTTTGGCGACAATTTCCGCGTCGGTGCCTTCTATCAGTCAAAGGTCTGGACCACCGAGTTTGACCGTTATGCCGGACTGTTCGCCGAACAGGGCGGTTTCAACATGCCCGCATCCTGGGGCGTAGGCGTATCGGTCGACGCGACGCCGAAGCTGACGCTGGGCGCGGATTTCAAGCATATCGAATATTCGGACGTCAATTCGGTCGGTAACCCGATAGCCTCGCTGCTTCAGGGCGTTCCCTTTGGCGCCGATAACGGCCCCGGCTTTGGCTGGAACGATATCGATGTGTGGAAATTCGGCGCGGTCTATCAGGCCAGCGACAGGCTGGCCCTGCGCGCTGGTTATGGTCGCTCTGCCAACCCGGTCCCGCAGTCGGAGACCTTGCTCAATATATTGGCGCCGGGCGTGGTTCGCGATCACTACACATTGGGTGCGACGTACAAGCTATCGGAGAAATTCGAAATCACCGGCTATGCCATGCGCGCGCCGCGCCAGACCGTGAACGGATCCGGATCGATCCCCGCACCCTTTGGTGGCGGCGAAGCGAATATCCATCTGGCCGAGACGGCTATCGGCTTTTCGCTGGGCTTCGGTTTCTAG
- a CDS encoding OmpA family protein — translation MEIGSKILTGAAATLVLGLVGHAVTGENFIAGLEQKAQTELAARGLDGASVSLGRDPLSRAALLDGDIGDEAKQEAMGVVMAIPGISSTSWKGEHVIVAAEDDGSGTTAPVAADQDRIAKCQSDVDKIMAENAISFRSGSAYVSLDTKKILDQIAESLKACNGLSVAVEGHTDDNGNSAVNRDMSQERANRIKAGLVERGIAETRISATGYGSTRPRATGSDAAADAQNRRIEFRIGTANGAPANDAKAQQES, via the coding sequence ATGGAAATCGGAAGCAAGATTTTGACCGGTGCAGCGGCAACCCTGGTTTTGGGACTGGTCGGCCATGCGGTAACGGGTGAAAATTTCATCGCCGGCCTGGAGCAGAAGGCACAGACCGAGCTGGCCGCGCGCGGTCTGGATGGCGCCAGCGTCAGCCTGGGCCGGGATCCGCTGTCCCGCGCGGCGCTTCTCGACGGCGATATCGGCGACGAGGCCAAGCAGGAGGCGATGGGCGTGGTCATGGCCATCCCCGGCATCTCCAGCACGAGCTGGAAAGGCGAACATGTGATCGTTGCCGCTGAGGATGACGGATCCGGCACGACCGCCCCGGTCGCTGCCGACCAGGACCGGATCGCAAAATGCCAGAGCGATGTCGACAAGATCATGGCAGAAAATGCCATCAGCTTCCGTTCCGGCAGCGCCTATGTCTCGCTCGACACAAAGAAAATTCTCGACCAGATTGCCGAATCCCTGAAGGCCTGCAACGGGCTCTCCGTTGCGGTCGAAGGCCATACCGACGATAATGGCAACAGCGCCGTCAATCGCGACATGTCGCAGGAACGGGCCAACCGGATCAAGGCCGGGCTGGTCGAACGCGGCATCGCCGAAACCCGGATCAGCGCTACAGGCTATGGTTCGACCCGGCCGCGCGCCACCGGTTCGGATGCAGCGGCGGATGCGCAGAATCGCCGGATCGAGTTCCGGATCGGCACCGCAAACGGCGCGCCGGCAAATGATGCCAAAGCGCAACAGGAGAGTTGA